The uncultured Paludibaculum sp. sequence CTCGTCTGCCCGGGAAACATCACCATGGCCGACTTCGAGAAATTCTGAAACGTGCGGACCATCACTTCACGGAAGCCGGAACCATAGGAGAGCAGCAAGGTGACAGCGGCTATGCCCCACACGATGCCGAGCATGGTGAGGAAGCTGCGCGTCGGATTGCGGCGCAGCGCATCCCAGGCCTGCAGCAGGATCTCTTTCAGCATCCTCTAGCCTCCAGCCTCGAACCGCAGCGCTTCAATGGGATCCACGCTGGCCGCCTTGGTCGCGGGATACAGCGCCGAGAGGAAAGCCACCAGGCCCAGCAGGGCGACACACGCGGCGCCCACCTGCCAAGTCGCCCAGAGGCCGGCAAAGTACGGCGGCATCTTCAGTTTGTTCACGAAGTGGCAAACCATATGCGCGAAGCCCAGGCCCAGACCGCCGCTCAGAAACACGATAAAGAACGTTTCCAGGAAGAACATCGTCAGAATCTCGCGCCGCGTCGCGCCCACCGCCTTACGCAGGCCGATCTCGCGGGTTCGTTCCCGCACCGACACCAGCATCACGTTCATCGTTCCGATGCCGCCCAGCAGCAGGGTCACCACGCCCATCGCGCCGAGGAAGTACTTCATCCCATCCGCCATCGTTTCGAAGGCGCGCGACTGCTCCACAGTGTCCCAGATGCTGGCGGCGTCCTTGTCGGCGGGGTCGAAGTGGTGGATCCGAGCCAGCCCGCGGCGCACCTCATCGACGCACGCTTCGTGTACATCCAGCGACTGAGCCTTGACAATCATCTGGTCCATGGTGCCCGGAGGATAGGGCGGCGGCTGCGGCAGATCGCGCACCATGGCGCCATAGGGGATGAAGACCTTGTTGATATCCCGGCCGTCGTAGCTGGAGTCCTGCTCCTTCGTCTTCATCACTCCGATCACCTGGTAAGGGATCCCATTGATCGTCAACACCTGCCCCAAAGCCTGGCGGCCTCGAAAGAGCTGCTTCCGTACGTCGCTACCGATGAACGCGACGCGCCGGCCCTCCCTGTCATCCTCCCAGGAGAAAAATCGCCCTTCGTCGACAGCCAGGGCCCGCAGGCGCTGGTACGGCGGCTGCGACCCGCTGATCAACAGAAGCGCTGAGTTGTAGTCGCTGCGGACGGACACGTTGCCGCGCGTCAGCTCAGGAATCACGAATTCACAGGACGGCGTCTGCGGCGCCAGCAGCGTGTGGTCGTAGATCGTCCACATCACCCGCCGCCCGGCCCGCTCTCCGCCGGCCTGCAACGACGTACGGCCGCC is a genomic window containing:
- a CDS encoding ABC transporter permease, which translates into the protein MTFRDLIWDTVQTLLAHKLRAGLTMFGLLWGVVSITLMTAAGDGLREGQRQVASQFGEDIIIVFGGRTSLQAGGERAGRRVMWTIYDHTLLAPQTPSCEFVIPELTRGNVSVRSDYNSALLLISGSQPPYQRLRALAVDEGRFFSWEDDREGRRVAFIGSDVRKQLFRGRQALGQVLTINGIPYQVIGVMKTKEQDSSYDGRDINKVFIPYGAMVRDLPQPPPYPPGTMDQMIVKAQSLDVHEACVDEVRRGLARIHHFDPADKDAASIWDTVEQSRAFETMADGMKYFLGAMGVVTLLLGGIGTMNVMLVSVRERTREIGLRKAVGATRREILTMFFLETFFIVFLSGGLGLGFAHMVCHFVNKLKMPPYFAGLWATWQVGAACVALLGLVAFLSALYPATKAASVDPIEALRFEAGG